The genomic DNA AGCCGCATCTCGCACCTTCTCGTCGACGAGTTCCAGGACACCGACCCGCTCCAGGCGGAGATCATGCTGTTCCTCACCTCGGACGACGACCGGCAGAAGAACGCGTGGAAGCTGCGGCCGAGGCCGGGCTCGCTGTTCGTCGTCGGCGACCCGAAGCAGTCCATCTACCGCTTCCGCCGCGCGGACATCGAGACGTACGAGACGTTCACGGACATCGTGATCGCTTCGGGCGGCGCGGTCCTGCCTCTGACGTCGAGCTTCCGCACCGTGGACGCGGCCGCCGAGCCCGTCAACCGGACGTTCGCGGGGGTCTTCCCGAAGAAGGCGACGAAGCTCCAGGCCAGGTTCGCGCCCCTCGAGGCACGCGGCGCGGAGGCGGGGCCGACGTGCGGCGCTTTCCGGCTCGCGTCGCAGGGCGACGGAAACGTCCGCGAGGGCCGCGTGCGCTCGATCAACGCGCGGAACGTGGCCGACTTCGTCCGGCGCGCTCTCGCGGGCGGCTGGAAGATCCCTGCGGGCCCGGGCGGCGCGCTCGTGACTCCGCGCCCGTCGGACATCCTGGTCCTGACCGTGGGCCGCGACGCGCTCGCCGAGCACGCGCAGGCCCTCGAAGTCGCGGGCGTCCCCGTCGAGGTCACGGGGAGCAAGGCCTTCGCGATCACGAAGGGCCTTCTCGCGCTGCAGCCTCTCCTCGCCGCCGTGAACGACCCCGACGACGAAGTCGCCGTCGTCGCGTTCCTCTCGGGGCCGCTCTGCGGCGTGGACGACGACGCGCTCTGGCGCCACCGCAAGGCCGGCGGCCGATTCGCGTTCACGACCGACCCCGAACCCGGCACGGACGCGAAGATCGCCCGCGGCCTGGCTCACCTCCGCGACGCCCTGAGGGACAGCCGTGCCTTCCCGCCCGCGGCCGCGCTCGTGAAGATCGTGGAGCGTCTCGGCCTCGCGGCGTCCATCTCCGCCGACGAAGGCGGCCGCACCGCGACCGGCAACCTCCTCAAGGTCCTCGCGTGGGCGCGGCGGCTCTCGGCCGACGGCCACTCCTTCGCGGACGTCGCGCGGCGCCTCGTCGAGGACGCGCCCGAGCTCGAGGAGATGAGCGTCGACGCGGCGCGCTCGAACGCGGTCCGCCTCATGAACATCCACAAGGCCAAGGGGCTCGAGGCGCCCATCGTGATCCTCGCCGAGCCCGTCGACCGGACGCCGCACGAGCCGGGCTCCCACATCGAACGGACGGGCGACGTACCGCGCGGCTGGTTCCCGGTCCTCAAGCCGCTCGGCGAGCGCGGCGTGCGCATCCTCGCGCTCCCTCCGGACTGGGAGGAGAAGAGCGGAATCGAGCGCCTGTTCCTCGACGCCGAGCAGCAGCGTCTCTTCTACGTGGGCGCGACGCGCGCGATGTACACGCTCGTCGCGAGCGTCCACACGAAGGTCACGAAGAAGGACGGGCCGCGGCTCACGGGCCTCTGGGCGCCGCTCGACCCGTACCTCAAGGACCTCGTGGCCAGCCCCGCGCCCGCGCCGGCCCTGCCCGGACGCGACCTGCCGCCGCTCGCCGAAAGGCTCCCCGAGGTGCGCACGCGCCTCGCCGAGGCGCGGGAGCGCGCGGGCGCCCCGACGTATGGCGTCGTAACGGTGACGGCGCTCGCGAAGAAGGAGGGCCCCCGGGCCCCGTCGCCAGCCGAGGAGGCGCGTGGCGCCGCGTGGGGACGCGTCCTGCACCAGCTTCTCGAAGCGGCCCTGCGGATGCCCGGCGTCGACCTTCGGCCGCTCGCCCTCAATCTCATGCGGGACGAGGAGGTCGCGCCCGACCTCCTCGACGAAGTGCTTCGCGTCGCCGCGTCCGTCACGGCCTCCGAGCTCTGGACGCGGGCCCTCAAGTCGCCGCGCCGGTACGTCGAGGTCCCGTTCGAGATGGTCGTGCCGTCGGGCGACCTCGGCTTCGCGGCTGGGCCTCCCGAGACGCTCCTCAAGGGCGCAATGGACCTCGTCTTCGAAGAAGACGGCGTCTGGCGCATCGTGGACTGGAAGTCCGACGTCGTCGGCGACTCTCTCGCCGCGCTCGTCGCCCACTACGCGCCTCAGGTGACGCACTACAGGCGTGCGTGGGAGGCGCTCACGAAGCGGCCGGCGAAGGCCGGGCTCTTCTTCATGGACACCGGGGAACTCGTCTGGCTGGGAGACGAGGGAAACGAGAAAGAAGAGAAGATTTCTTTGAAAGTGAATACAGCCGACCGGGAGAGCGGCGCGCGGCCTGATGGCTCCGCGCCCCGGCAGCGCTCGCTCTTCGACGAATGAGGAGAACCGCGCTTCTCCTGGTTCTTGCGACCACCGGCTGCGCGTCCTCCGACTGGGCGAAGACCGAGAGCGTCCCCGGAGGAAAACTCTACGTCCCGAAGCTCTACGCTCCCCTCCTCCCCGGCTCGATGTACCCGGACAAGAAGGTGCAGATCCCGGCGAAGGCGCGCCCCGCGATGGTCCTCGTCTGTCCGTCCAAGGGAGATTGCCGCCAAAGGGAAGTCCTCGACCACGCGGCGCAGAGGGGCCTCGTGGTGCTGGTCGGACGAGAGCCGAATACCGATTTGCTTCGGACCCGTGCGGAGGCGGACCCTGAGCGGATCGGCTGGCTGCTCGTTTGGCCAGACGAAGCTTTTCTTAGAAGGTGGATACGGGCCGGCGCACCGGGCACCGCTACAGCGATAGTCGGGCCGCCTCGATTCCCCTCCTACCCTTCCAAGCATCTTCTCTTCGCGGCGCTGCTCGGCATGGAGCCTCTGGAGGCGGGAGACGGCATCGTCCTCAAGCTTTATTCTCCGAACCAGAATGGCCTCCTCCCGGGCGAGGCGTTTCGCGACGCCGTCGAGTGGCTGGCCGGCGAGCTCGGAGCGAGGTGAACGTGCTCTCCTGCGCCTGCGACGCCTTCCTCAACGACTGGTTCTCGAGCACCGCCGAGGGCGTCCGGCCTCCCACCTGGCGGCCCCTGTCCGAGCACCCCGACGCGCGCTTCGCGCCCGATCTCGACTGCTTCCGCGGCGAGAACCTCATCCTCGCGTTCTGCACCGAGTGCCGGCGGCGCTGGTACTTCAGCTGGGACCTGAAGGACGACGCGTTCCACGCCGTCCCGATCGGCGACGAGGTCCTCGCGACGCTCAACCTCGAGATCCCGCTCGAGCGCCTCGTCGCCTTCCTTCTGAGCCCCGAGTACAAATACTGGAACTGGGCGATCGAGGGCTGGTTCGACCGCTTCTTCCGGCTCGCGGGGGGCGACCTCGATGCGGCTGCGGCCTCCCTCCGCCACGCCCTCGAGACGCCCGGCCTCCGCGGAGACGTCGACGGCTCCATCCGGCGCCGGCACCAGCGAGTCCTGGACCTTCAGTCCGAGCGGGCTCGTGCGGCTGGGCCGAAGCGTCCCCGGAACCTCTCTCGCTGAGACCGTGCCTCAGGTCTAAAATCCGTCGCCATGAACACCCGGAACGAAGGCGCGGTCCGCGCCAAGGGCGTCCTTCATCCCTGGCAGAAGCGGCTCTACACGATCCTGCTCGTGCCACTCGGCCTGATGGCGGCGAACTCGATCTACCTCGTCGCCTTCACGAAGTACTCCTCGTTCTTCATGGCGATGCTGCTCATGCACCTCGTGCTGGGCCTCCTGATCGCCATCCCCTTCCTCGTCTTCGCGTTCACGCACGGCGCGCGGATGCTCGCAAACATCCGGAACCGCAACGCGAAGATCGCCGGGCTCACGATCGTCGGCCTCTCGCTGCTCTGCATCGGGACCGGGATCACGATGGCGCTGAAGGGTGCGACGCTCACGAACCGGCCGATCTACCTCGCGCACGTCTTCGCGATCCCCGTCGCGCTCGTCGCCTTCATCCTCCACCGGCGTGCCGCGGTCCACAAACTGCATTTGAGGATGCTCGCCCAGTGGGGCGGCGCCGTGGCCGCGTTCGTCCTCGTGATGGCGGGCCTCCACAAACTGGAGAAGCCGGCGCAGCGCGTCGTGAACACGAACGGCGACGTTCAGTTCTTCCTCTCGTCCGCCGAGACGTTCGACCAGGGCCTCCTCGACGGGAAGAGGCTGTCCGCGAACGCGTACTGCCAGGAGTGCCACCCGGACTCCTTCAAGCGCTGGGAGAAGTCCGCCCACCGCTTCTCGTCGTTCAACAACCCCTTCTACCGCCGCGCCGTCGAGCTCATGGCCGACCGCGTCGGCCGCGAGAAGACGAAGTGGTGCTCCGGCTGCCACGACCCGGCCGTCCTCTTCACGGGGCAGATGGGCAAGGCCACGATGGCCACGTTCTCGTACGACCAGTTCGAAGCGCAGCAGGGTCTCACCTGCATGGCCTGCCACTCCATCACCGAGGTCAAAGACCTGCGCGGCAACGGCGGCTACGTGATCGAGGAAAGCAAGCAGTACCCGTTCGCGTTCTCCAACAACAAGGCGCTCAAGGAGGTGAACAAGCTCCTGATCCGCATGGAGCCCTCCCTCCACCGCCAGACGTTCATGAAGCCGTTCATGCGCACGCCGGAATTCTGCTCGACGTGCCACAAGGTCGGGCTCCTCCCGCCGCTGAACGATTACCACTGGATGCGCGGTCAGAACCACTACGACAGCTGGTACGACTCGGGCGTTTCGGGCAACGCGGTGCGGTCGTTCTACGACCCGCCGAAGACGAAGGCCTGCCGCGATTGCCACCTGCCGCTGATGCCGTCCAACGAGTTCGGCAACCAGGCCGGGATGCTCCACGACCACCTCTTCCCCGCGGCCAACACGGCATTGCCGGCGATTCGCGGGGAAAAAGAAACGATAGAAGACATTCGTAAGAAGGTACTGGCTGGATCCCTCTCAATCGATGTCTTCGCGTTGAAGCGCGGTAGCGAGGTGCTGCCGATCGGCCCTGCGCTGCCGGCGGTGAGGCCCGGCGAGACCGTCGACGTCGAGGTCGTCGTGCGCACGCGGACGCTCGGGCACCCCTACACGAACGGCACGTCCGACAGCAACGAGACGTGGGTCGAGTTCAAGGCCGACAACGGCGCGCGCTCCGTGATGGCCTCGGGCACGCTCGACGCGAACGGACGCCTCGACCCCGCGGCCGACAAGATCGCGCAGCTCGCGATCGCGCACGACGGCTCCTTCATGGACCGCCGCCAGCCGCAGGACATCCACGTCCCGCTCTACAACAACTTCATCCCGCCGGGCGCGGCGCGCACGGTCCACTACCGCTTCACGGTGCCGAAGGACGCGGCGGGCTCGATCACGCTCGCGGCGGCCCTCAACTACCGGAAGTTCTCGCGCGATTACTCCATCTTCGTCGGCGGACCGGATGCCCCGACACTGCCCGTGACGCGAATCTCTGCGGATTCAGTCGTACTGCCCGTCGAAGGAAGCCTCCGCGGCGCCGCGACCGGCTCCGCCGCTCCGGTCGCCGGCGCAGCACCCTCAACTACTCGCGGAAATCCGGATTTCCCCGATCGGCAGTGGATCCGCTGGAACGACTACGGGATCGGCCTCCTCCTGCAGGGAGACCTCAGGGGAGCCTCGGCCGCGTTCAAGAAGGTCGCGGAGCTCGCCCCGGACAAGCCGGACGGCCCGCTGAACCTCGCGCGCTGCAAGGTGCAGGAGGGCGATCTCCCCGCGGCGAAGGCCGCGCTCGCCGACGCCGAGAAGCGCCGTCCGGGCTGGGGCAAGACGCAGTACTTCCGCTCGCTCGTTTCCAAGGAGGAGGGCCGCCTCGACGACGCGCTCGCCGACCTCGAACGCGTCCTCGCGAAGTTCCCGAAGGACCGCGTCGTCCTGAACCAGAAGGCCCGCGTCCTCTACCTCGCGGGCAAGTACGCGGAGGCGCTCCCGCCGATCGACGCCGTCCTCGCGATCGACGGCGAGGACCTCGCCGCGCATTACAACGCGATGCTCTGCCTCAAGGCGCTCGGGCGCTCGGAGGAGGCCGCCGCCGAGGAGAAGTGGTACCGGTTCTTCAAGGACGACGAGTCCGCCCGCGCGCTCCTCGCGGAGTACCGCATCGCGCACCCGCTCGAGAACCGCGAGTCGCTGCCGGTCCACGTCCACGACGACGCGCAGCCCTCGCAGGCCGTCCCGCCCGCGTGGCTTGCAGAGATCGGCCCGAAGGGCTACGAGTACAAGGGCTACGCGCCGAAGGGCGAAATGGTCCTGAAGGACGACCGCCCGCAGGGCGCGCCGCGCCCGTTCGCGCGGCCCGAGCCCCCGTCGAAACAGGCGGGGGAACGGAAGGGACCCGGCGTTCCGGTTGCGGCCGCCGTCGTCCCGGTCGTCTCGTCGCACTGATATCGTTCGTCGATGAAGAAGCGGTTTCTCCTCGTGCTCCTGTGCGTGGTGTTCGCCGGCCCGGCCCGTCCCCAGGGAGACGTGGCCGCCATGGACAAGTGGCTGAAGCCGAAGACGATCTTCTACCACGTGGAGGGCGCGTACGCGGGTAAGGCGCTCGTCTCCGTCCCGAACGGGGGCGCATGGGCCGACGTGACCGACCGCGTCGCGATCGACCTCGAGTGGAACCTCCGGAACGGAACGCTCGCGCACGTCCTCAAGATCGAAAACTTTCCGACGAAGATTGCGAACCTGCGCCAGGGCGAGCCGAAGTGCGCTCCCCCGGTCCTGCGCGGCGAGTACGAGCACGGGACGGTCCTCGAGATCGCCACGGGACCGACGGGTCAGCCCGAGATGAAGGTCGAGACGACGATCCCCGACGTCGACGTCCCGCAGTTCTGCACGGGGAAGCCCAAGCGCTGGAAGGGGAAGAAGAGCGTCCAGCCCGAGGAACTTCTCGTGCTTTCCCCGGTCCTCCTCACGATGCCTCTCGGCGATTCGAAGGACGTGAAGATCTCGAGCGACAGGAAGTCCATCGTCGCGACGAAGAACGGCTGGACCTGGACGTACACCCCGAGCGTGACGAAGCCGGCGGCCTGAGGGCGACAATACCTACGCCATGCAGATCCACACGCTCGATCTCGAGTTCTTCCGCGGCGAGACGATTGCCGCGTACCTCGTCGAATCCGGCGGCCATCTCGCGCTCGTCGAGACCGGCCCCGACTCCACCTGGCCGCACCTCGTCGCGGCGCTCGCGAAGCATGGCGCGAGGCCGGAGGACGTCAAGGACGTGCTCGTCACGCACATCCACCTCGATCACGCGGGCGCCGCATGGCGGCTCGCGCGGGCCGGCGCGAACGTGTGGGTGCACCCCCGCGGCGCGCCTCACATGGCCGACCCCTCGAAGCTCCTCGCGTCCGCGAGGCGGATCTACAAGGAACAGATGGATACGCTCTGGGGCACGCTGGAGCCGATTCCGGCCGACCGGCTGAAGGTCACGTCGGACGGCCTCGACATCCCGGTCGGCGGCGCCCGGATCCGCGTCCTCGAGACGCCCGGCCACGCGATCCACCACAACGCGTACCTCCTCGACGGCAACGTCTTCACGGGCGACGTCGGCGGCGTCGCGATCGGCGACGGCCCGAACCTGCCCCCGACTCCCCCGCCGGACATCGACCTTCCTACGTGGGCGCGCTCCATCGAGCGCATCAAGGCCGCGCGGCCGGACGCGTTCTATCCGACGCACTTCGGGCGCCACGGCGACGTCGCGCGCCGCCTTGACGAGATGTTCGACGAGCTCGAGGCTTGGGCCGCGTTCATTCGCGCGCGCCTCGACGAGGGCAAGGAAGAACCCGCGATCGTGCCGGAGTTCGAGGCGTGGCTCACGGAACGCCTGCTCGCGAAAGGCGTCGGCGCCGACGGCCTCGAGGCCTACAAGACCGCCCTCCCCTTCGCCATGAACGTCACCGGCCTCGTGCGGTACTGGAAGACGGCGGGCGCCGCGGCGTAACGGCCCCCGAGCCCCGAGGCCGTTCAGATGACGGCGTCGTAGCAGACCCGGTTCGCCTTCGGCTGACGTTTCCGGCCGTTCACAGCAGGTGGTACACGAACACGCAAAAAGGGACGAACCGCTCGACCTCGGCCTTCGGGACCTGCGGGTAACGCCGGATCATCTCCCTCGTCAGGCCCGGCACGTCGAAATCGAACAATTCCACGTATCTGCCGTGCGGCCCGTCAAAGAACCGGGACTTCTCACCCTTGGAGATTTCCCGCCGCAGGACGTCCTTGAGCCGCCGCAGGACGGCAATGCGCCTGGCGTCGTAAGCCCCCAGCTTCTTCCTCTTCAGCCGCGCGCGGATCTTCGCCTCGACCTTCGCCCGATCGGAAGATGAGAACTCGTAGACAAGGACGCCGAGCGCCTCGCTCTCCCACGTCGCGGGAACCTTGCGTTTCCCCGTCACGGGCCTCCTCGGAAGACGCGCCATCCCCCTCATCCCGGGAACTTCCCCTACTTGTCAGCGTAGCGCCAGGGCTCGCCCTTCGTGTGGACGCGAAAGACCACGATCTTCGCGCCCTTCGCGCCGGCGACCGCCACATGCCATTTCTTGAACGGCACGTGCCCGACAGTGCCGGGCGTGCCGATGATCGACGGCGCCCCGTCGATCTTGATCTCGACTTCGCCCTCGAGGTAGTAGTGAAACTCCTCTCCGGGATGCCAGTGCCGCTCCAGAGACGTGTTGGGCGGGATCTGCACGAGGTCGATGAGTACCTCCCGGCCGGGCGTGAAGTCCTCGGCGAGTGGCATCTGCATCAGGTTCTTGACGTTCGATTTCGCCGCCGGGCTCGATGCCCCGAGCGTCGAGCCCACGACCAGGCCAACGCCGAAAAGGGTGATCGGAATGACGCCTCTCGAGATCTTCATGCATCCCTCCCTTAGTCGCGCGGGCGCCTGGCCCGCTACATCCCCGACTGCGGCTTCAGGTCGAGCGTCGGCCGCGGCTCGTAGTGGAAAAGGAACTCGTTCACGCTCTCCTGCTGCGCGGCCTTGAGCGCCGCGCGGAGCTGGATCTGCTCGAGCGACTGTGCGAGGTAGCGCGGGCCGCCCATGTACTTCGGCGCCTTGTCCCTGAAGAACGCCTCGACGTCGGCGCGCTTCTCCGCGTCGCTGAAGCCGGACGCGAGCATCGGGAACCGCGCCGGAGACTCGCGCGGCAGCCGCGCGGCGATCTTGTCGAAGTTCGCCTTGAGGAACGCCCACGCCTCGGAACGCGTCTCGCGGTTCGACGCCTCCTCGCGGAGGATGCCGATCGTCTCGCGCGCGTCGAACTCGTGCGAGAGGGTGAGTTTCAACGCCGCCGGCACGACGGAGGGGTCGCGGAACAGTCCGAGCGCGCCGAGAAGCCGCGAGCGCTCCCGACGGTCCGTCGACTTACGCGCCTCGGCCAGGTACGCCTGGAAGAGTTCCACGTCGCCGTGCCGCGCGGCCACTCCGAGAACCTCGGACGCGAGAAGCGGATCCACGGCCTTGCGGTCCTTGAGCCAAGCCTTCGCGAGAGAACCCGCCTCGGCGACGAGCGCCGGCTCGTCGCCCTCGTTCGCGGCGAACGGGACGAGCGAGGCCCGCAGGAGCTGCGTGTCCTCGTCCTCGCCCTTCTTCGCGGCCCAGCCGAGCGCCTTCGCGCGAGCGCCGAAAACGTCGCTCACGAAGCGGCGATAGCGCGGGCGCATTCCGTCGGTGACGAGAAAGTCGCGCGGCGCTGCCGCGATCTTCTGGACGGCCTCGACGACGGGCCGGTCGGGGTCGTTCGCGAAAGCGGGGACGAGCGCGAGCGCCGTCGCCATCGGGACGTCGCCGCTGCGCGCGAGCGCCGCGACGTCGGAGAGGGTGGCGATCCGCTCACCGGCAGTCAGGTGCTTGCCGCCGTCGGCGAGGACCTTTCCGAGAAGGCTGCCCTTGTAAAGAACGCGGTAGTAGCCGTCGCCGGCGTTCGCGAGCACGCGCGCCGGGCACGCGCCGGGAAGCGAGAGGGAGCCCGCCGCCTCGGTCAGCAGAGTGCACACCGTTGCCGCGCCCGGGTCGCCGGTGCGCGCGCAGACCGGCACCTGCCACGTCTGCTGCGTCGAGCCCGTGGATCCGGTCGGAAGGAACCGCTTCTGCGAGAGGAGCAGCTTCGGCGCGCCGCCGGCGCACTGCAGCTCGGCCGTCACGAGCGGGACGCCGGGCTGGTCGAGGAACGACCGGAACGCCGGGACGACGGCCGCGTTCTTCGTGGCTTCGGCGATCGCCGCGACGAAGTCGTCGGAGGTCGCGGCGCCCCACGCGTGGGTCTTCAGATAATGCTGGATGCCCTTCCGGAAGCCCTCCTCGCCCACCCATCCCTCGAACATGGCGATCACGGCCGCACCCTTCTGGTACGTGATGCCGTCGAACGCGCTCACGATGTCGTCGTTGCCCGCGATCGGCTGGCGGATGCGCCGCGCCGTCACGAGCGAGTCCTGGTCCATCGCGCCGGTGCGCGAGCCCGCGCGCTGCACGGCCCAGCTCCACTCGGGCTTCCAGCGGTCGACGATCTTGGAGGTCATCCACGTCGCGAAGGCCTCGTTCAGCCAGATGTCGTCCCACCACGCCGTCGTCACGTAGTCGCCGAACCACTGGTGCGCCGTCTCGTGGGCGCAGACGCTCGCGTACGCGCGGCGGAAGCGGATCGTCTCGTCGGCGGGCTTCGCGAGCAGGAGGCTGGACGAATACGTCACGAGTCCCGCGTTCTCCATGGCGCCGAAGCCCACGGTCTGCGGAATCACGAGGTGGTCGAGCTTCTCGTAGGGGTACGGGATGTCGAAGTACTTCTCGAGGACGTCGAGGATCGGCCCCGTCGACTCGGCCGCCCAGCGCGCGTCGGCCGCTCGGCCCTTCGGGACGATCATGCGGATCGCGGTTTTGTTGCGTCCCGCGGTCCCCGCGGGGACGACGTCGAACGGGCCGACGCCGAACGCGACGAGGTAGCTCGGGAGCGGTTTCGTCGGCGCGAACACGAAGGCGCGCGCGCCGTCCCCGTCCGAACGCTCCGCGACGACGGGCGTGTTCGACACGGCGATCGCGCCTTTCGGCGCGTGGATCGTCAGCTGCCACGGCGTCTTGAACGACGGCTCGTCGAAGCACGGGAACGCGCGCCGCGCGTAGATCGCCTCGAAGTGGCTGAACGCGTACCAGTCGGCGCCGTCCCTCTGCCGGAAGACGCCCTGGGTGTCCTTGCCCTCGATTCGTCCCGTATAGGCAAGCGTCAGGTCGTATTCACCCGGCGGAAGATTTCTTTGAAAGTGAATACGGACGTAGTCCGCGCCCGCCGCCGATGCTTCCGCGGGAATGGAGCCCTTCCCGTCGGCCCCGAGGGCCGAGGCCGACTCGATTGCGAGCTCGGTTCCGTTCAGCCACAGCGTGTCGGATTCCCCTTTCAAAGAAATCCGAATCTCGATCTTCCCTCTGAACGTCTCTTTCGCCGGATCCAGCCACAGCTCCGCGGCGTAGTGCACCGGCTCGACGCCCGTGGGCAGGCGCAGCTTCGGGGGCTGCGGTGTCTCGGCGAGGGCCGCTACGGCAAGAGCCAGGGGAAGAAAAAAGAGGATCCCTTTGAGAGGAAGAGAGAAGGCACACTTCATGACTCGACTTTACGATGAAAACGGGTCCTCCTCGCGGGAGTAACATTTCTGTCCCATGACCATTCAAAGAAATCCCCTCTTTCTCGGCGTCCTCTGTCTTCTCGCCGCCGGCTGCGCCAAGACGCCGCCGAAACCCGTCTCCCCCACCCCGGCCCCCGAGCCGACGAAGGTCGCCTCGTCGATCCGGTTCGAGGACGTCACGAAGGCTTCGGGCGTTTCGTTCGTCCACGTGAACGGGGCCGCCGGCAAGAAGTGGATGCCCGAGACGATGGGCTCCGGGGTTGCGGCCTTCGACGCCGACGGCGACGGCCGCGTGGACCTCCTCTTCGTGAACGGAAGGTGGTGGCCCGGCGACCCGAGGTCCGCGCAGCAGCCGACGCTCTCATTCTGGAGGAACGTCACCGAGCCGGGCGGGGCGCTCCGCTTCGAGGACCGCACGAAGGAAGCAGGCCTCGCCGTCTCGATCTACGGCATGGGCGTCGCGGTCGGCGACGTCAACGACGACGGCGCGCCCGACCTCGTGATCACCGGCCTCGACGACAACCGCCTGCTCCTCAACGACGGCAGGGGACGATTCAAGGACGCCACGAAGGGCTCGGGCCTCGTCGGGTCGGGCTGGGGCACGTCGGCCGCATTCGCGGACTTCGACGGCGACGGCGTCCTCGACCTCTTCGTCGGGCAGTACGTGAACTGGACGCCGAAGACGGACATGCATTGCTCGCTCGACGGGAAGACGAAGTCCTACTGCACGCCGGAGCGCTACAACGGCGTCTCGTCCCGCCTCTACAAGGGCCTCGGCGGCGGGACGTTTCGCGAGATCACGAAGGAAGCCGGACTCGT from Acidobacteriota bacterium includes the following:
- a CDS encoding UvrD-helicase domain-containing protein, producing MSERVLKTGPLPDAAERLRIETELDRNFLVEAGAGSGKTTSLVSRMIALLGAGLAEPDALVAVTFTRKAASQLRQRFQEKLEERLAAEKEPAVKERLEKAQKGLDLVRVGTIHSFCASLLRERPVEAGIDLGLSDVKLQEAALFQPLAWREWIADCAEKDDPRLAALEETGLAAQDLESAFLTLAEYPDVVPAVASPPPPKPALDGVRRKTALLLAEAGPLKPGEPLAGKEADDLQAALVRVARLLEQPDAESDDGFVRVLEELEPEKLAEIKVTQWEGGKAAALAFVARFEAFREKVLRPTLLAWREWVHPRAMGFLLPALERLRTRRREEGFLTYEDLLLISRDVLRDQPAVRRYFRSRISHLLVDEFQDTDPLQAEIMLFLTSDDDRQKNAWKLRPRPGSLFVVGDPKQSIYRFRRADIETYETFTDIVIASGGAVLPLTSSFRTVDAAAEPVNRTFAGVFPKKATKLQARFAPLEARGAEAGPTCGAFRLASQGDGNVREGRVRSINARNVADFVRRALAGGWKIPAGPGGALVTPRPSDILVLTVGRDALAEHAQALEVAGVPVEVTGSKAFAITKGLLALQPLLAAVNDPDDEVAVVAFLSGPLCGVDDDALWRHRKAGGRFAFTTDPEPGTDAKIARGLAHLRDALRDSRAFPPAAALVKIVERLGLAASISADEGGRTATGNLLKVLAWARRLSADGHSFADVARRLVEDAPELEEMSVDAARSNAVRLMNIHKAKGLEAPIVILAEPVDRTPHEPGSHIERTGDVPRGWFPVLKPLGERGVRILALPPDWEEKSGIERLFLDAEQQRLFYVGATRAMYTLVASVHTKVTKKDGPRLTGLWAPLDPYLKDLVASPAPAPALPGRDLPPLAERLPEVRTRLAEARERAGAPTYGVVTVTALAKKEGPRAPSPAEEARGAAWGRVLHQLLEAALRMPGVDLRPLALNLMRDEEVAPDLLDEVLRVAASVTASELWTRALKSPRRYVEVPFEMVVPSGDLGFAAGPPETLLKGAMDLVFEEDGVWRIVDWKSDVVGDSLAALVAHYAPQVTHYRRAWEALTKRPAKAGLFFMDTGELVWLGDEGNEKEEKISLKVNTADRESGARPDGSAPRQRSLFDE
- a CDS encoding tetratricopeptide repeat protein, producing MNTRNEGAVRAKGVLHPWQKRLYTILLVPLGLMAANSIYLVAFTKYSSFFMAMLLMHLVLGLLIAIPFLVFAFTHGARMLANIRNRNAKIAGLTIVGLSLLCIGTGITMALKGATLTNRPIYLAHVFAIPVALVAFILHRRAAVHKLHLRMLAQWGGAVAAFVLVMAGLHKLEKPAQRVVNTNGDVQFFLSSAETFDQGLLDGKRLSANAYCQECHPDSFKRWEKSAHRFSSFNNPFYRRAVELMADRVGREKTKWCSGCHDPAVLFTGQMGKATMATFSYDQFEAQQGLTCMACHSITEVKDLRGNGGYVIEESKQYPFAFSNNKALKEVNKLLIRMEPSLHRQTFMKPFMRTPEFCSTCHKVGLLPPLNDYHWMRGQNHYDSWYDSGVSGNAVRSFYDPPKTKACRDCHLPLMPSNEFGNQAGMLHDHLFPAANTALPAIRGEKETIEDIRKKVLAGSLSIDVFALKRGSEVLPIGPALPAVRPGETVDVEVVVRTRTLGHPYTNGTSDSNETWVEFKADNGARSVMASGTLDANGRLDPAADKIAQLAIAHDGSFMDRRQPQDIHVPLYNNFIPPGAARTVHYRFTVPKDAAGSITLAAALNYRKFSRDYSIFVGGPDAPTLPVTRISADSVVLPVEGSLRGAATGSAAPVAGAAPSTTRGNPDFPDRQWIRWNDYGIGLLLQGDLRGASAAFKKVAELAPDKPDGPLNLARCKVQEGDLPAAKAALADAEKRRPGWGKTQYFRSLVSKEEGRLDDALADLERVLAKFPKDRVVLNQKARVLYLAGKYAEALPPIDAVLAIDGEDLAAHYNAMLCLKALGRSEEAAAEEKWYRFFKDDESARALLAEYRIAHPLENRESLPVHVHDDAQPSQAVPPAWLAEIGPKGYEYKGYAPKGEMVLKDDRPQGAPRPFARPEPPSKQAGERKGPGVPVAAAVVPVVSSH
- a CDS encoding MBL fold metallo-hydrolase; protein product: MQIHTLDLEFFRGETIAAYLVESGGHLALVETGPDSTWPHLVAALAKHGARPEDVKDVLVTHIHLDHAGAAWRLARAGANVWVHPRGAPHMADPSKLLASARRIYKEQMDTLWGTLEPIPADRLKVTSDGLDIPVGGARIRVLETPGHAIHHNAYLLDGNVFTGDVGGVAIGDGPNLPPTPPPDIDLPTWARSIERIKAARPDAFYPTHFGRHGDVARRLDEMFDELEAWAAFIRARLDEGKEEPAIVPEFEAWLTERLLAKGVGADGLEAYKTALPFAMNVTGLVRYWKTAGAAA
- a CDS encoding cupin domain-containing protein, which gives rise to MKISRGVIPITLFGVGLVVGSTLGASSPAAKSNVKNLMQMPLAEDFTPGREVLIDLVQIPPNTSLERHWHPGEEFHYYLEGEVEIKIDGAPSIIGTPGTVGHVPFKKWHVAVAGAKGAKIVVFRVHTKGEPWRYADK
- a CDS encoding M1 family metallopeptidase, with product MKCAFSLPLKGILFFLPLALAVAALAETPQPPKLRLPTGVEPVHYAAELWLDPAKETFRGKIEIRISLKGESDTLWLNGTELAIESASALGADGKGSIPAEASAAGADYVRIHFQRNLPPGEYDLTLAYTGRIEGKDTQGVFRQRDGADWYAFSHFEAIYARRAFPCFDEPSFKTPWQLTIHAPKGAIAVSNTPVVAERSDGDGARAFVFAPTKPLPSYLVAFGVGPFDVVPAGTAGRNKTAIRMIVPKGRAADARWAAESTGPILDVLEKYFDIPYPYEKLDHLVIPQTVGFGAMENAGLVTYSSSLLLAKPADETIRFRRAYASVCAHETAHQWFGDYVTTAWWDDIWLNEAFATWMTSKIVDRWKPEWSWAVQRAGSRTGAMDQDSLVTARRIRQPIAGNDDIVSAFDGITYQKGAAVIAMFEGWVGEEGFRKGIQHYLKTHAWGAATSDDFVAAIAEATKNAAVVPAFRSFLDQPGVPLVTAELQCAGGAPKLLLSQKRFLPTGSTGSTQQTWQVPVCARTGDPGAATVCTLLTEAAGSLSLPGACPARVLANAGDGYYRVLYKGSLLGKVLADGGKHLTAGERIATLSDVAALARSGDVPMATALALVPAFANDPDRPVVEAVQKIAAAPRDFLVTDGMRPRYRRFVSDVFGARAKALGWAAKKGEDEDTQLLRASLVPFAANEGDEPALVAEAGSLAKAWLKDRKAVDPLLASEVLGVAARHGDVELFQAYLAEARKSTDRRERSRLLGALGLFRDPSVVPAALKLTLSHEFDARETIGILREEASNRETRSEAWAFLKANFDKIAARLPRESPARFPMLASGFSDAEKRADVEAFFRDKAPKYMGGPRYLAQSLEQIQLRAALKAAQQESVNEFLFHYEPRPTLDLKPQSGM